A section of the Echeneis naucrates chromosome 12, fEcheNa1.1, whole genome shotgun sequence genome encodes:
- the prune2 gene encoding protein prune homolog 2 isoform X1 produces MDPASESKMNSEGGEGRPVPPTSLPLQGGPAQRKKLSAPRISLSLDQSEDDLGETPDDLDINVDDLDTPDEGDYLDYTDHEMDWEDPNAARTSEPYDPIPTYSAEEERQDSKLWRTVIIGEQEHRINMKIIEPYMRVISHGGYYGNGVNAIIVFAACFLPDSDREDYHEIMENLFLFVISTLELMVAEDYMIVYLNGATPHRRMPGLGWLKKCYQMIDRRLRKNLKSFIILHPSWFIRTVLAITKPFISAKFSSKIKYVNSLDELQKLIPMEYIQIPECIIRLDKELKEAAENSKMNSFLQGPEPTTAGRTDRPDVAGASSS; encoded by the exons ATGGACCCGGCATCAGAGAGCAAAATGAACTCTGAGGGGGGCGAAGGCAGACCAG TGCCTCCTACTTCTCTTCCCCTGCAAGGAGGCCCCGCCCAGAGAAAAAAGCTGTCTGCTCCACGAATCAGCCTGTCTCTTGACCAGAGTGAGGACGACTTGGGGGAAACGCCCGATGATCTTGACATTAATGTCGATGACCTCGACACGCCAGATGAGGGGGACTACCTCGACTACACTGACCATGAAATGGATTGGGAAG ACCCAAACGCAGCCAGAACAAGTGAGCCTTATGATCCAATCCCGACATACAGCGCTGAGGAGGAGCGCCAGGACAGCAAACTATGGAGGACGGTGATCATCGGGGAGCAGGAGCACCGCATCAACATGAAGATCATTGAGCCCTACATGAGAGTTATCTCCCATGGAG gaTACTATGGAAACGGAGTGAATGCCATCATTGTGTTTGCTGCCTGTTTCCTACCAGACAGTGACAGGGAGGACTACCATGAAATAATGGAGAACCTGTTCCT cTTTGTGATCAGCACACTGGAGCTGATGGTGGCGGAGGATTACATGATTGTGTACCTGAATGGAGCCACGCCCCACAGAAGAATGCCTGGTCTTGGTTGGCTGAAGAAATGCTATCAGATGATTGATAGAAG gCTCAGGAAGAATTTGAAATCCTTCATCATTCTTCATCCATCATGGTTCATCAGGACGGTTCTCGCCATTACCAAGCCCTTCATCAG CGCCAAGTTCAGCAGCAAGATTAAGTATGTGAACAGTTTGGATGAGCTGCAGAAGCTCATCCCCATGGAGTACATCCAGATCCCAGAGTGCATCATTAG ACTTGACAAGGAACtgaaagaagcagcagagaacTCAAA AATGAATAGTTTTCTGCAGGGGCCAGAGCCAACAACAGCGGGCAGAACAGA CAGACCAGACGTAGCCGGTGCCAGCAGCTCTTAA
- the prune2 gene encoding protein prune homolog 2 isoform X2, with translation MDPASESKMNSEGGEGRPVPPTSLPLQGGPAQRKKLSAPRISLSLDQSEDDLGETPDDLDINVDDLDTPDEGDYLDYTDHEMDWEDPNAARTSEPYDPIPTYSAEEERQDSKLWRTVIIGEQEHRINMKIIEPYMRVISHGGYYGNGVNAIIVFAACFLPDSDREDYHEIMENLFLFVISTLELMVAEDYMIVYLNGATPHRRMPGLGWLKKCYQMIDRRLRKNLKSFIILHPSWFIRTVLAITKPFISAKFSSKIKYVNSLDELQKLIPMEYIQIPECIIRLDKELKEAAENSKMNSFLQGPEPTTAGRTEPDVAGASSS, from the exons ATGGACCCGGCATCAGAGAGCAAAATGAACTCTGAGGGGGGCGAAGGCAGACCAG TGCCTCCTACTTCTCTTCCCCTGCAAGGAGGCCCCGCCCAGAGAAAAAAGCTGTCTGCTCCACGAATCAGCCTGTCTCTTGACCAGAGTGAGGACGACTTGGGGGAAACGCCCGATGATCTTGACATTAATGTCGATGACCTCGACACGCCAGATGAGGGGGACTACCTCGACTACACTGACCATGAAATGGATTGGGAAG ACCCAAACGCAGCCAGAACAAGTGAGCCTTATGATCCAATCCCGACATACAGCGCTGAGGAGGAGCGCCAGGACAGCAAACTATGGAGGACGGTGATCATCGGGGAGCAGGAGCACCGCATCAACATGAAGATCATTGAGCCCTACATGAGAGTTATCTCCCATGGAG gaTACTATGGAAACGGAGTGAATGCCATCATTGTGTTTGCTGCCTGTTTCCTACCAGACAGTGACAGGGAGGACTACCATGAAATAATGGAGAACCTGTTCCT cTTTGTGATCAGCACACTGGAGCTGATGGTGGCGGAGGATTACATGATTGTGTACCTGAATGGAGCCACGCCCCACAGAAGAATGCCTGGTCTTGGTTGGCTGAAGAAATGCTATCAGATGATTGATAGAAG gCTCAGGAAGAATTTGAAATCCTTCATCATTCTTCATCCATCATGGTTCATCAGGACGGTTCTCGCCATTACCAAGCCCTTCATCAG CGCCAAGTTCAGCAGCAAGATTAAGTATGTGAACAGTTTGGATGAGCTGCAGAAGCTCATCCCCATGGAGTACATCCAGATCCCAGAGTGCATCATTAG ACTTGACAAGGAACtgaaagaagcagcagagaacTCAAA AATGAATAGTTTTCTGCAGGGGCCAGAGCCAACAACAGCGGGCAGAACAGA ACCAGACGTAGCCGGTGCCAGCAGCTCTTAA
- the LOC115051951 gene encoding guanine nucleotide-binding protein subunit alpha-14-like: MEECCLSAEERERVRIHREIERMLRRDKREARRELKLLLLGTGESGKSTFIKQMRIIHGNGYSEADRKGFTPLVFQNIVTAIQALIQAMQTLQIDYTDDQNISFAGILNKVDGGQVYSLVDWQVDAIRRVWNDNGVQSCYARRREFQLSDSAKYYLSDLDRITTPYYIPTLQDILRVRVPTTGIIEYPFDLQKVVIRMVDVGGQRSERKKWIHCFENVTSIIFLAALSEYDQVLYESENDNRLKESLALFKTILSYSWFQESSIILFLNKTDLLEDKILYSHLATYFPAYNGPQCDAQSAKKFIFQMYVDHHRDHPKRLYPHYTCATDTENIRRVFKDVKDILFRDNLERFNLE, encoded by the exons ATGGAGGAGTGCTGCCTGTCCGCTGAGGAGCGGGAGAGAGTCCGGATCCACCGGGAGATAGAGAGGATGCTCCGCCGAGACAAGAGGGAGGCCCGCCGGGAGCTCAAGCTGCTGCTCTTAG GGACTGGTGAAAGTGGGAAGAGCACTTTCATCAAACAGATGAGGATCATCCATGGTAACGGATACTCTGAGGCTGACAGGAAAGGTTTCACTCCGCTGGTGTTTCAGAACATCGTCACAGCCATCCAGGCGCTGATCCAGGCCATGCAGACTCTGCAGATTGACTACACTGATGACCAGAACATT AGCTTTGCAGGGATTCTGAACAAAGTGGATGGGGGTCAGGTGTACTCTCTGGTGGACTGGCAAGTGGACGCCATTAGAAGAGTGTGGAACGACAACGGCGTTCAAAGCTGCTACGCACGGCGGAGGGAATTCCAGTTGTCTGACTCTGCCAAATA TTACCTGAGCGACTTGGACAGAATAACAACTCCGTATTACATCCCGACCCTGCAGGACATCTTGAGGGTCAGGGTTCCCACCACAGGCATCATAGAGTATCCCTTTGACCTCCAAAAAGTTGTCATCAG GATGGTGGATGTCGGCGGTCAGCgctcagagaggaagaaatggaTCCACTGCTTCGAGAACGTCACCTCCATCATATTCCTAGCAGCTCTCAGCGAGTACGATCAGGTCCTTTACGAGAGTGAAAACGAT AATCGGCTGAAAGAGAGTCTCGCCCTGTTCAAGACCATCCTGTCTTACTCTTGGTTTCAAGAATCCTCCATCATTCTCTTCCTGAACAAAACAGACCTGCTCGAAGACAAAATCTTATATTCTCATTTGGCAACCTACTTCCCAGCATACAACG GGCCTCAGTGTGACGCCCAATCGGCGAAAAAGTTCATCTTTCAAATGTACGTGGATCACCACCGCGACCACCCCAAACGTCTTTACCCACACTACACCTGCGCCACGGACACAGAGAACATACGGCGCGTCTTCAAAGATGTCAAAGATATTCTCTTCAGAGATAACCTCGAGAGGTTCAACCTTGAATAA